The sequence TTCAAAACTCCTTGGTTCAGGGCGCGAAGTCTGCGCCGCTGATGTGTCCGGAGGAATGTGCGAACTCGTACGGCGTCGCTTCCCTGATGCTTTGGCGGGTGGCGGACTAATCACGAAAACAATGACCGGGGAGTTTCCCCTTCCATTTCCCGACAATCATTTCGGTTTCATCGCGACGTATTCCGTCCTCCACCATGTTCCTGACTACGAAACAGCTGTGCGGGAGTTGGTCAGAGTGCTTGATCACGGCGGTGTTCTTTACATTGACCACGAAGCCAGCACCGATTCGTGGTCTTCACCACTAGGACTTCGCCTCTATCGCTTACTGCAACGGCCTTGGTTTGGTATTCCCCGTCTGGCGAAACGTCTGGCGGGGAAACTGCCTCCTGAAGTCTCGGAACCCAGAAACATGGACGATTTGCCTGATGAGGGCGACATTCATATATTTGCTCATGATCACATCGAATGGGAAGCTATCAGACAAATAACATCTAAAGGCGGACTAACAG comes from Akkermansiaceae bacterium and encodes:
- a CDS encoding methyltransferase domain-containing protein, with amino-acid sequence MQSQQKLIDYNTRKHDQIAEVEGDQSYDARHIEIFNPTEQRRLRKELDKAIAERRTDNPRILDFGCGTGNLTSKLLGSGREVCAADVSGGMCELVRRRFPDALAGGGLITKTMTGEFPLPFPDNHFGFIATYSVLHHVPDYETAVRELVRVLDHGGVLYIDHEASTDSWSSPLGLRLYRLLQRPWFGIPRLAKRLAGKLPPEVSEPRNMDDLPDEGDIHIFAHDHIEWEAIRQITSKGGLTELVTKDYLACSEIGKFPVRHLLCKRICNNTGIYVGIKNQ